The Microbacterium foliorum genome has a window encoding:
- a CDS encoding helix-turn-helix transcriptional regulator: protein MAARIPAEERLTNLVVALMATEIGLTKQQILDNVSGYRQRAHAGVRADALEKMFERDKDELRTLGVPVETIGDQADPNDLREARYRIPQAEYDLPGDIEFTPAELAVLQLAGSVWSAESASGDAKAGVRKIRALGIDGDEPIIGFAPRITARDAAFAPLQDAIEKSRVVTFDYLKPGEDASRRRSIRPLALVDYEARWHVFGVDVDIEEDRMFLLSRIVGDVRVTTTTFDAALREGAGERALRGLQDVAAQNSALLEVTPGTEASLRLGRRARPAPTQGILVPFVDLHILADEIASYGPEVRVVEPAALREAVVDRLRAVAGTNAEIGATR, encoded by the coding sequence ATGGCCGCTCGTATCCCTGCGGAGGAGCGCCTCACGAACCTCGTCGTGGCGCTCATGGCCACGGAGATCGGGCTCACCAAGCAGCAGATCCTCGACAACGTCTCGGGGTATCGACAGCGCGCACACGCGGGCGTGCGTGCCGATGCTCTCGAGAAGATGTTCGAGCGGGACAAGGACGAGCTCCGGACCCTCGGTGTCCCCGTCGAGACGATCGGCGACCAGGCCGACCCCAACGATCTTCGCGAGGCGCGCTATCGCATTCCGCAGGCGGAATACGATCTGCCCGGCGATATCGAGTTCACACCGGCCGAGCTCGCCGTGCTGCAGCTCGCCGGCAGCGTGTGGAGTGCGGAGTCGGCGTCAGGCGACGCGAAGGCCGGGGTGCGCAAGATCCGGGCGCTCGGCATCGACGGCGATGAGCCCATCATCGGGTTCGCCCCGCGCATCACCGCCCGGGACGCCGCGTTCGCTCCGTTGCAGGACGCGATCGAGAAGAGCCGTGTCGTGACGTTCGACTACCTGAAGCCCGGTGAGGACGCGTCGCGCCGGCGCAGCATCCGTCCGCTCGCTCTCGTCGATTACGAGGCGCGCTGGCACGTGTTCGGCGTCGACGTCGACATCGAGGAGGATCGCATGTTCCTGCTCAGCCGCATCGTCGGAGACGTGCGGGTCACCACCACCACCTTCGACGCGGCACTCCGCGAAGGCGCGGGCGAACGGGCGCTGCGGGGGCTCCAGGACGTCGCAGCGCAGAATTCCGCCCTGCTCGAGGTCACCCCGGGAACCGAGGCGTCCCTGCGTCTCGGCCGCCGAGCTCGACCCGCCCCGACGCAGGGGATCCTGGTGCCGTTCGTCGACCTGCACATCCTCGCGGACGAGATCGCGTCGTACGGTCCCGAGGTCCGCGTGGTCGAGCCTGCGGCCCTCAGGGAGGCCGTCGTCGACCGGCTGCGTGCCGTGGCGGGCACGAATGCCGAGATCGGAGCGACGCGATGA
- a CDS encoding helix-turn-helix transcriptional regulator codes for MSAQPKPLLASDRVRLYLTLVPYLLEHGQVSLAEAAEEFGVTPAEMRKMVEKLTVIGLPGDSGFWQQPQEMFDINWDLLDEEDVIEITNDVALRRVPRFTAREAAALLAGLQMVAAVPAVSDSGLVSGLISKLSRGAADAPAEVVVAPSAVDEVRQVVSRGVQQGVAVSFTYQAPDAVPTTRTVDPVQVIITNAQWYLQGWCHTREAMRTFHLDRVSEARLTEIPITHAGEHVPEAFSAVDDEGEVRVRVPERVAPLLGDFLTADNVELRDGIVTARLHLADPRGIKRLAARFGGALEVVEPGIARAAAREWAEAGLALYRHPDGDNAG; via the coding sequence ATGAGCGCACAGCCGAAGCCGCTGCTCGCCTCTGACAGGGTCCGTCTCTATCTGACTCTCGTCCCCTACCTGCTCGAGCACGGCCAGGTGTCTCTCGCCGAGGCCGCCGAGGAGTTCGGTGTGACACCCGCCGAGATGCGCAAGATGGTCGAGAAGCTCACCGTGATCGGGCTGCCCGGCGACTCGGGCTTCTGGCAGCAGCCTCAGGAGATGTTCGACATCAACTGGGACCTCCTGGACGAGGAGGATGTCATCGAGATCACGAACGACGTCGCCCTCCGACGCGTTCCGCGGTTCACCGCCCGCGAAGCCGCCGCTCTCCTTGCCGGACTGCAGATGGTCGCCGCCGTGCCCGCGGTCTCGGATTCCGGCCTCGTCTCCGGTCTCATCTCGAAGCTCTCGCGCGGGGCCGCCGATGCGCCCGCCGAGGTGGTGGTCGCGCCCAGTGCGGTCGACGAGGTGCGTCAGGTCGTCTCCCGAGGCGTTCAGCAGGGGGTCGCCGTCTCCTTCACCTACCAGGCGCCGGATGCCGTGCCCACGACGCGCACGGTCGACCCCGTGCAGGTGATCATCACGAATGCGCAGTGGTACCTGCAGGGCTGGTGTCACACCCGGGAGGCCATGCGCACCTTCCATCTCGATCGTGTGAGCGAGGCGCGACTCACCGAGATCCCGATCACGCACGCGGGGGAGCACGTGCCCGAGGCGTTCTCCGCCGTCGACGACGAAGGCGAGGTGCGCGTGCGCGTGCCCGAGCGGGTCGCGCCACTGCTGGGCGACTTCCTCACGGCGGATAACGTCGAGCTCCGCGACGGTATCGTCACCGCGCGGCTCCATCTCGCCGATCCTCGCGGGATCAAGAGACTCGCCGCGCGGTTCGGCGGGGCGCTCGAAGTCGTGGAACCGGGGATCGCCCGCGCGGCGGCTCGGGAATGGGCGGAGGCGGGACTCGCGCTGTATCGCCACCCCGACGGGGACAACGCCGGTTAG